In one Erinaceus europaeus chromosome 3, mEriEur2.1, whole genome shotgun sequence genomic region, the following are encoded:
- the DOK1 gene encoding docking protein 1 isoform X1: MKAHVAPVGLLDAHPLSPDDVTPLALTSRRACDARGPAGPGAPSPMAQAARLLLLGRLACAPGRWAEARGRGRPRALGGLPLLCGPPSLRGPWGHDRPGPAPSPSGQEAPREQPGAMDGAVMEGPLFLQSQRFGAKRWRKTWAVLYPASPHGVARLEFFDHKGSSGARGGSRRLDCKVIRLAECVSVAPVTLDSPPEPGAAAFRLDTAQRSHLLAADAPSSAAWVQTLCRNAFPKGSWALASAENPPKLSALEMLENSLYSPTWEGSQFWVTVQRTEAAERCGLHGSYVLRVETEKLTLLTVGAQNQILEPLLSWPYTLLRRYGRDKVMFSFEAGRRCPSGPGTFTFQTAEGNDIFQAVETAIQQQKAQGKAGQGQDILRGDSHEGEVAEGKLASPTVPQEHLGSPPALYAEPLDSLRVLPDPSRDSLYSDPLDSTPAQVGEGPQLKKPLYWGTYERVQQQLLKAKLKDSKEDPIYDEPEGLAPVTFRGLYDLPQEPKDAWWCQARVKEEGYELPYNPATDDYAVPPPPRSTKPLPAPKPQGLTFPERGDTTGSGNKDPDSDTVVYSQVQKSMASGSWDFGLSRTGANRPGVKSESST, translated from the exons ATGAAGGCCCACGTGGCCCCCGTGGGGCTGCTGGATGCCCATCCGCTTTCTCCAGATGACGTCACGCCCCTAGCCCTGACGTCACGTCGGGCCTGTGACGCACGCGGCCCCGCGGGGCCCGGGGCCCCGAGTCCGATGGCCCAAGCCGCGCGGCTCCTGCTTCTGGGGCGGCTCGCGTGCGCCCCGGGGCGGTGGGCAGAAGCCCGGGGGCGCGGGCGCCCGCGCGCCCTGGGAGGCCTCCCCCTCCTGTGCGGCCCGCCCTCCCTCCGAGGTCCGTGGGGCCACGaccgccccggccccgcccccagcccgtCGGGCCAGGAAGCGCCGCGGGAGCAGCCGGGGGCCATGGACGGGGCGGTGATGGAAGGGCCGCTCTTCCTGCAGAGCCAGCGCTTTGGCGCCAAG aggtggaggaagacctgGGCCGTGCTCTACCCCGCCAGCCCCCACGGCGTGGCGCGCCTCGAGTTCTTCGACCACAAGGGGTCGAGCGGGGCCCGGGGGGGCTCGCGGCGCCTGGACTGCAAGGTGATCCGCCTGGCCGAGTGTGTGAGCGTGGCCCCCGTGACCCTGGACAGCCCCCCCGAGCCCGGCGCCGCCGCCTTCCGCCTGGACACCGCGCAGCGCTCGCACCTGTTGGCGGCCGACGCGCCATCCAGTGCGGCCTGGGTGCAGACCCTGTGCAGAAATGCTTTTCCG AAAGGCAGCTGGGCTCTGGCCTCTGCTGAGAACCCACCCAAACTCTCTGCCCTGGAGATGCTGGAGAACTCGCTGTACAGCCCCACCTGGGAAG GCTCCCAGTTCTGGGTGACCGTGCAGAGGACTGAAGCAGCAGAGCGCTGTGGCCTGCACGGATCCTATGTGCTGAGGGTGGAGACTGAGAAACTGACTCTCCTGACTGTGGGGGCCCAAAACCAGATACTAGAGCCGCTTCTCTCCTGGCCCTACACTCTGTTGCGTCGCTATGGCCGGGACAAG GTCATGTTCTCCTTTGAAGCTGGCCGTCGCTGCCCCTCAGGTCCTGGGACCTTCACCTTCCAGACGGCAGAGGGAAATGACATCTTCCAGGCAGTTGAGACTGCTATCCAGCAGCAGAAGGCCCAGGGGAAGGCAGGGCAGGGACAGGATATTCTCAGAGGTGACTCCCACGAAGGAGAAGTGGCAGAGGGGAAGTTGGCTTCCCCCACTGTCCCCCAGGAACACCTGGGCAGCCCTCCAGCCCTGTATGCTGAACCTTTGGATTCCCTTCGCGTTCTTCCAGACCCTTCCCGGGACTCCTTGTACTCTGACCCCTTGGATAGTACCCCTGCCCAGGTCGGGGAGGGGCCACAGTTAAAGAAACCTCTCTATTGGGGCACGTATGAGCGTGTACAGCAGCAGTTGCTGAAGGCCAAGCTGAAGGATTCCAAAGAGGATCCCATCTATGATGAACCTGAGGGTCTGGCCCCAGTTACTTTCCGAGGTCTTTATGATCTGCCTCAGGAGCCCAAGGATGCTTGGTGGTGCCAGGCTCGGGTGAAGGAGGAGGGCTATGAGCTCCCCTACAACCCAGCCACTGATGATTACGCTGTTCCGCCGCCTCCTCGAAGCACAAAGCCCCTCCCAGCTCCCAAACCCCAAGGCCTGACTTTCCCAGAACGTGGTGATACAACTGGCAGTGGCAACAAAGATCCCGACTCAGACACTGTTGTGTACAGCCAAGTCCAGAAGAGTATGGCCTCAGGGAGCTGGGACTTTGGACTCTCTAGGACAGGGGCCAACAGACCTGGGGTCAAGTCAGAGAGCTCCACATGA
- the DOK1 gene encoding docking protein 1 isoform X3 produces MKAHVAPVGLLDAHPLSPDDVTPLALTSRRACDARGPAGPGAPSPMAQAARLLLLGRLACAPGRWAEARGRGRPRALGGLPLLCGPPSLRGPWGHDRPGPAPSPSGQEAPREQPGAMDGAVMEGPLFLQSQRFGAKRWRKTWAVLYPASPHGVARLEFFDHKGSSGARGGSRRLDCKVIRLAECVSVAPVTLDSPPEPGAAAFRLDTAQRSHLLAADAPSSAAWVQTLCRNAFPKGSWALASAENPPKLSALEMLENSLYSPTWEGHVLL; encoded by the exons ATGAAGGCCCACGTGGCCCCCGTGGGGCTGCTGGATGCCCATCCGCTTTCTCCAGATGACGTCACGCCCCTAGCCCTGACGTCACGTCGGGCCTGTGACGCACGCGGCCCCGCGGGGCCCGGGGCCCCGAGTCCGATGGCCCAAGCCGCGCGGCTCCTGCTTCTGGGGCGGCTCGCGTGCGCCCCGGGGCGGTGGGCAGAAGCCCGGGGGCGCGGGCGCCCGCGCGCCCTGGGAGGCCTCCCCCTCCTGTGCGGCCCGCCCTCCCTCCGAGGTCCGTGGGGCCACGaccgccccggccccgcccccagcccgtCGGGCCAGGAAGCGCCGCGGGAGCAGCCGGGGGCCATGGACGGGGCGGTGATGGAAGGGCCGCTCTTCCTGCAGAGCCAGCGCTTTGGCGCCAAG aggtggaggaagacctgGGCCGTGCTCTACCCCGCCAGCCCCCACGGCGTGGCGCGCCTCGAGTTCTTCGACCACAAGGGGTCGAGCGGGGCCCGGGGGGGCTCGCGGCGCCTGGACTGCAAGGTGATCCGCCTGGCCGAGTGTGTGAGCGTGGCCCCCGTGACCCTGGACAGCCCCCCCGAGCCCGGCGCCGCCGCCTTCCGCCTGGACACCGCGCAGCGCTCGCACCTGTTGGCGGCCGACGCGCCATCCAGTGCGGCCTGGGTGCAGACCCTGTGCAGAAATGCTTTTCCG AAAGGCAGCTGGGCTCTGGCCTCTGCTGAGAACCCACCCAAACTCTCTGCCCTGGAGATGCTGGAGAACTCGCTGTACAGCCCCACCTGGGAAG GTCATGTTCTCCTTTGA
- the DOK1 gene encoding docking protein 1 isoform X2 has product MLFRKAAGLWPLLRTHPNSLPWRCWRTRCTAPPGKVMFSFEAGRRCPSGPGTFTFQTAEGNDIFQAVETAIQQQKAQGKAGQGQDILRGDSHEGEVAEGKLASPTVPQEHLGSPPALYAEPLDSLRVLPDPSRDSLYSDPLDSTPAQVGEGPQLKKPLYWGTYERVQQQLLKAKLKDSKEDPIYDEPEGLAPVTFRGLYDLPQEPKDAWWCQARVKEEGYELPYNPATDDYAVPPPPRSTKPLPAPKPQGLTFPERGDTTGSGNKDPDSDTVVYSQVQKSMASGSWDFGLSRTGANRPGVKSESST; this is encoded by the exons ATGCTTTTCCG AAAGGCAGCTGGGCTCTGGCCTCTGCTGAGAACCCACCCAAACTCTCTGCCCTGGAGATGCTGGAGAACTCGCTGTACAGCCCCACCTGGGAAG GTCATGTTCTCCTTTGAAGCTGGCCGTCGCTGCCCCTCAGGTCCTGGGACCTTCACCTTCCAGACGGCAGAGGGAAATGACATCTTCCAGGCAGTTGAGACTGCTATCCAGCAGCAGAAGGCCCAGGGGAAGGCAGGGCAGGGACAGGATATTCTCAGAGGTGACTCCCACGAAGGAGAAGTGGCAGAGGGGAAGTTGGCTTCCCCCACTGTCCCCCAGGAACACCTGGGCAGCCCTCCAGCCCTGTATGCTGAACCTTTGGATTCCCTTCGCGTTCTTCCAGACCCTTCCCGGGACTCCTTGTACTCTGACCCCTTGGATAGTACCCCTGCCCAGGTCGGGGAGGGGCCACAGTTAAAGAAACCTCTCTATTGGGGCACGTATGAGCGTGTACAGCAGCAGTTGCTGAAGGCCAAGCTGAAGGATTCCAAAGAGGATCCCATCTATGATGAACCTGAGGGTCTGGCCCCAGTTACTTTCCGAGGTCTTTATGATCTGCCTCAGGAGCCCAAGGATGCTTGGTGGTGCCAGGCTCGGGTGAAGGAGGAGGGCTATGAGCTCCCCTACAACCCAGCCACTGATGATTACGCTGTTCCGCCGCCTCCTCGAAGCACAAAGCCCCTCCCAGCTCCCAAACCCCAAGGCCTGACTTTCCCAGAACGTGGTGATACAACTGGCAGTGGCAACAAAGATCCCGACTCAGACACTGTTGTGTACAGCCAAGTCCAGAAGAGTATGGCCTCAGGGAGCTGGGACTTTGGACTCTCTAGGACAGGGGCCAACAGACCTGGGGTCAAGTCAGAGAGCTCCACATGA